In the Nocardia asteroides genome, CCGAGTTCGGCATCCGCTTCGAGGTGGGCGTGGTCTCCGCGCACCGCACCCCGCAGCGCATGCTCGACTACGCGAACTCCGCGGCCGAGCGCGGCATCCGGGTGATCATCGCCGGGGCGGGCGGCGCCGCGCACCTGCCCGGCATGGTCGCCGCCGCCACCCCGCTCCCGGTGATCGGCGTCCCGGTGCCGCTGAAGTACCTCGACGGCATGGACTCCCTGCTCTCGATCGTGCAGATGCCCGCGGGCGTCCCGGTCGCCACCGTCTCCATCGGCGGCGCCCGCAACGCCGGTCTGCTCGCCGCCCGCATCCTCGGCACCGCCGACCCGGCGCTGCGCGCCCGCATGGAAACCTTCCAGGCGAATCTCGAGCAACTCGTCCTCGGCAAGGACGAAGCGCTGCGCGCGACGCTGCTCGGCTGAGCTTCTCGATACGCTCGAGTCCGTGACCATCGACGAATCCGCGCGAATCCGTGCAGGCGCCGACACGGCTCGGTTCCGGCTCGCCGTGGTGGAGCAGGCGCTGCTGCTGTTCGCCCAGAAGGGCTACGAGGCCACGACCGTCGACGAGATCGCGGAGGCGGCGGGGATCTCGCGGCGGACCTTCTTCCGGCAGTTCCGGTCGAAGGAGGACGTGATCTTCGCCGACCACGAGTCGCAGCTGGCGCAGGCGGCGGCCTTCCTCGACGGCTCGGACGGCGATCCGTGGGAGGCGGTCTGCACCGCGGTGGTGCAGGTGTTCGAGCGGTTCACGCAGTGGCGGGAGATCGCGGCGCGGCGGTACCGGGTGGTGCGGCAGGTGCCCGCGCTGCGCGAGCGCGAGATCGTCACGGTGTTCCGCTACGAGCGGCTCTTCACCGACTTCCTGCGCGAGCGGCTGCCCGAGGTGCCTGACCTGAGCCGGGTGCAGTTCACCGCCGCCGTCACCGCGACGCACAACTACCTGCTGCGCCGGATGGTGCGCGGCGAGTCCGACGCGGGCGCCGCCGACCTGCGCCAGGAGCTGGCCGCGATCCCGCGCGGGGCGCCGGGCGAGGAGATGGTGGTCGCGGTCTTCCCGCGTGGCATGGCGCCTCGGCGGGTAGCCGACCTGGTGACCAGGCAACTCGGTAGTCTGTGACCCTGGTCACTATCACCGGCCACCTGGCACTGAGTGCCACTCACAAGCCCTGAGTAGCTGAAAAGCGCTCTATACTGAAGGAAAGTGTGGCACGCAGTGCCGGTGAGCACCGACAACCAGAAGTGGAGCCGTCATGGCGGGTAACCCCGATTTCGACCTGTTCAAGCTGGAGGACTTCCACGACGAGCTGCGCGCCGCCATCCGCGCGCTGTCGGAGAAGGAGATCGCCCCGTACGCCAAGGACGTGGACGAGAAGGCCCGCTTCCCCGAAGAGGCGCTGGCGGCGCTCAACGCCTCCGGCTTCAACGCCGTGCACGTGCCGGAGCAGTTCGGCGGCCAGGGCGCCGACTCGGTCGCCACCTGCATCGTGATCGAGGAGGTCGCCCGGGTCTGCGGCTCCTCCTCGCTCATCCCCGCGGTGAACAAGCTCGGCACCATGGGGCTCATCCTGAACGGCTCGGACGAGCTCAAGCAGCAGGTCCTGCCCGACATCGTGAACGGCGAGATGGCCTCCTACGCGCTCTCCGAGCGCGAGGCGGGCTCGGACGCCGCCTCCATGCGCACCCGGGCCAAGCAGGACGGCGACAGCTGGGTGCTCAACGGCTCCAAGTGCTGGATCACCAACGGCGGCAAGTCCTCCTGGTACACCGTGATGGCGGTGACCGACGCCGAGAAGGGCTCGAACGGCATCTCGGCGTTCCTCGTGCACTCCGATGACGAGGGCTTCGTGGTCGGCCCGCTGGAGCACAAGCTCGGCATCAAGGGCTCGCCCACCGCCGAGCTGTACTTCGAGAACTGCCGCATCCCCGGCGACCGCATCGTCGGCGAGCCGGGCACCGGCTTCAAGACCGCGCTGCAGACCCTCGACCACACCCGCCCCACCATCGGCGCGCAGGCCGTCGGGCTGGCCCAGGGCGCGCTGGACGCCGCGATCGCCTACACCAAGGACCGCAAGCAGTTCGGCACCAGGATCGCCGACTTCCAGAACACCCAGTTCATGCTGGCCGACATGGCGATGAAGATCGAGGCCGCCCGGCTCATGGTCTACACCTCCGCGGCCCGCGCCGAGCGCGGCGAGAAGAACCTGGGCTTCATCTCCGCCGCCGCCAAGTGCTTCGCCTCGGACGTCGCCATGGAGGTCACCACCAACGCCGTCCAGCTCTTCGGCGGCGCCGGCTACACCACCGACTTCCCGGTGGAGCGGATGATGCGCGACGCCAAGATCACCCAGATCTACGAGGGCACCAACCAGATCCAGCGGGTCGTCATGTCGCGCGCACTGCTGCGCTGATTCAACCGACTCCGGCGCTGATCCCCGGTACCGTTCGGGTATCGGGGTTCACGCGTGCGCGCGTCCGTATCCGAATCCAGGGTGTCGGGCCACCGCGTACAGGAGGACGATTTCAGGCATGAGTGGGGTGGAGATAACCGACAGATATGTCCGGCGCACTCTTCCCGGCGGGCGGGTCGAGGAAGTGAGCTGGGCGGATCTCGCGGAGGTTCGCATCATCACCAGTACCGACGGGCCCTTCGCCGACGACGTGTTCTTCGTCCTGATCGGGGCGAAGGGCAACGGCTGCGCGGTGCCGCAGTCGGACGGCGGGAAGTCGCTGCTGCACCGGCTGCGGGCGCTGCCGGGCTTCGACAACGAGGCCGTGGTGGCGGCGATGGGGTGCACCACCGATCACCAGTTCCTGTGCTGGCGGCGGTCGAACTGAGTCAGGACGCGACGAGGTCGCGGTATTCGTTGTGCGCGGCGATGAACTGCTCCACGTACCAGCAGGTGGGCAGCACGGTGAAGCCGTGCTCGCGCGAGTCGCGCAGCGCGTACTCGACCACCTCGGCGGCGACCCCGCGGCGGCGGAACTCGGGGAACGTCACGGTGTGGTTGAAATCGCGGACGGTGCCGCGCTCGGCGTAGTCGGCGTACCCGGCCAGCACCTCGTCCACATAGATCTCGAACCTGGTGTCCTCGGCATTGTGTTTGAGCTCGGTGTTCATGCCGGGTAGAACCGCGCGGCGAACCCCGATGTTCCGGTCCTCACAGGATCGCGCCGGGGTTGAGGATGCCGGTCGGGTCGAGCGCGTCCTTGATCCGCCTGGTCAGCGCCATCACGTCGGGGCCGACCTGATCCGGCAGCCAGGCCTTCTTCAACCGGCCGACGCCGTGCTCGCCGGTGATGGTTCCGCCGAGCGCGATGGCCAGGTCCATGATCTCGCCGAAGGCGCGGTGCGCCCGCGCGGTCTGCTCGGCGTCGGCCGGGTCGTGCACGATGAGCGGGTGCGTATTGCCGTCCCCGGCGTGCGCGATCACCGAGACCGTCACCGCGTTGCGCTCGGCGATCTCGGCGATCCCGGAGACCAGGTCGGCGAGCCGGGGCAGCGGCACCCCGACGTCCTCGAGCAGCAGCGGCCCGAGCCGCTCCACCGCCGGGATGGCGAACCGGCGGGCCGCGGTGAACGCCTCGCCCTCCTCCGGGTCGGCGGTGCTGAAAACCTCGGTGGCCCCTGCCTTCTCGCAGGCGGCGACCATCAGCTCGGCCTCGTGCGCGGCGAAGGCGCCCGGCGCGTCGGAGCGGGCGACCAGCAGCGCGGCGGCCGAGCGGTCCAGCCCCATGCGCAGCTCGTCCTCGACCGCGTTGACCGCGACCGCGTCCATGAACTCCAGCATGGCCGGGCGCAGCGCGGCGGTGATGGCGAGGATCGCCTCGGTGGCGGAGTGCAGGTCGGCGAAGCTCGCGACGACGGTGCTGAGCGGTGGCTGCGCGGGCAGCAGCCGCAGGGTGAGCTCGGTGATCACGCCGAGCGTTCCCTCGCTGCCGACGAAGAGCTTGGTGAGCGAGAGCCCGGCGGAGTCCTTGAGCCGCGGCCCGCCCAGCCGCACCGGGGTTCCTTCGGCGAGCACCACCTCCATGCCGAGCACGTAGTCGCTGGTCACGCCGTACTTCACGCAGCAGAGGCCGCCCGCGTTGGTGGCCGCGTTGCCGCCGATCGAGCAGATCTCGAACGACGACGGGTCCGGCGGGTACCACAGCCCGTGCTCCGCGACGGCCCGCTTGACCTCGGCGTTCAGCAGCCCGGGCTGCACCACCGCGGTGCGCGTCACCGGATCGACGCTGATCGCGCGCATCCGCTCGGTGCAGAGCACGATGCCACCCGCCACCGCGGTCGCGCCGCCGGAGAGCCCGGAGCCCGCCCCGCGCGGCACCACCGGAACGCCGTGCGCGTGCGCCCAGCGCAGCGTGGCCGCGACGTCCGCGGTGGCGGTGGCGCGGACGACGGCGAGCGGGGTGCCCGCGCCGGGATCCTTCGCCCAGTCGTGGCGGTACCCGGCCAGCACGTCCGGGTCGGTGACGACGGCGCCCGCGGGGAGCGTGGCGATCAAGTCCTGTAGCTGCACTCTTGCCACGCTAGCTGGCCGAAACACGGATTTCACCGGCGTTCGCTTGGTGGCGGGCCGGGTGCGGGGCCACAATCATCCGACAGGGGTCGCGGAGTTCGAAAACCGCGAGGGTCGGGTGTCATTCAGCGCGCAGGAGGGATTTCAGCATGACCGCTACACCGGACTACCGCGAACTCGTCACCGCGGTGATCGGCCCCGAGGTGGCCGAGGCAGGGCTGGACGACGAGACCGTGCGCCGGATCGAGGCGGGCGAGATCGACGACTGGCTGGCCGCGCTGGCGAGCTCGGGGCTCTTCGACAAGCCGACGCTGGCCGGCATCGGGGCGCAGTGGCGGCGCGATCCGCGGCTGCTGGCCGAGCTGCTGCTGGAGCACGCCGACGACCTCACCAGGCGCAGGCTGGCCGCGCTGCGCCCGGCGGGCGGCGGCCGCAGCAGCCGGATCGGCTGACGCCGGGTTCGCCCGCCGCTCACCCGGCCGTCACCTGCCGGTGGCATCCTGCGGGCGTGGGCGAACCGGCGGACCTCCGCGACGAAGCAACGGCACCCGAATCGTCGCTGGACGGCATCGCGGACCGCTTCGGCCGCTGGTGCGAGCGGGTGGTCGCGCTGCTCCCGCTCGGCCTGGACCGGCTGATCCCGCCGACCTTCCTCGGCTTCGCGCTGATCAATACCGGCACCTTCGGCGTCGACCTGCTGCTGCTGACGATCATGTACGGCGGCCTCGGGCTGCCGATCTGGTTCGCGGTGAGCGCCGCCTACGCCTGCGCCTTCGGGCTGGCCTTCGTGCTGAACCGGAGCTTCAACTTCCACTCGCACGCGCCGGTGGCCGGGCAGGCGGCGGTGTACACGGTGGTCGTGGTGGTCAACTACGCGGCCTTCATCCTCGGGGTCGGCGGCGGGCTCGTCGCGCTCGGCGTCGACTACCACCTGTCCCGGATCCTGGCGGGCGGCTGCGAGGCCGTCTACATGTACAGCGCGATGCGCTGGGTCGTCTTCCGGCGGCGCTGACGCTCAGTTCAGCAGCTCGGGCCGGCCGCCGTCGACGATCACCGCGTCGTCGTCGGTGAGGGCCCAATGCGGCTTGCCTTCGGCGCGGAAGCGCGCGGCGAGCCGGGTGCAGCTGCCGTCCGGGTCGGTGGGGGAGTCGATGTGCGGCACGATCGGGCGGTCGATCAGCCCGAGCCCGTCCCAGCGAGGTTCGGCGCCGGTGGCCGGACGCACCTCGGCCGGGTCGTCGGCCTCCTCGATGCCGTGCAGGTCCGGGCTCAGCAGGCAGGCGCCCGCGCTGTACCCGGCGTAGACGAGGGCATCGTCGGCGAGCAGCGCGGGCAGCACGGCGTCCGCGCCGCTGCGGGCGAACTGGGCGCGCAGCACGAAGGTGTTGCCGCCGCGCACCCAGAGCAGCGGGAACCCGGCGAGGGTGGCGCGCAGCTTCTCCGGCGCGCCCGCGTACTCGCGCAGGTCGACCACCTCGGGGCGGAAGCCGAGGCGCCGCAGCGGCACCTCGTCGCTGGTCACCGCGGAGTGCCAGGCGGCTGGCCAGGCGTCGCAGGCATTCGGGATCAGCCCGACCCGGCCCGGGGTGCCGACCAGCTCGAGCAGCCGGTCGGCGTGCGCGCCGAAGCGGTAGCTCGCCAGGAAGAGCCGCATCAGATGGTGAAGGCGAGCGAGCGCACGAGCCGCTTGCCGAGCTCGGTGTCGCCGCGCAGCGCGATCTCGCCCTCGTGCGCGGTGGCCGGGGTGCGGCCGCCGCCGAGCCGGGTGAAGAGCCCGGAGTCGAGGGCGATCGCGGCGTCCGGCGGGCCGTCGAGCGCGTCCACGAAACCGGCTCTGCCCGTGACCGCGACCCGCAGCGTGCGGGCGAGCGCGCCGCTCAGCTCGATCTCGATCCGCGCGCCGTCCGGCGCCTGCCCGCGCTTGACCAGCACCCGGGGGATCGAGCCGAGGAACTCCTGGAACGCCACCTCGCCGCGGCAGCCGCCCTCGGCCACGGTGACGCCGAGCGCGTCCGCGATGTCGATCTCGTGCATCCAGCAGTCGAAGAGCCGCACCCGCATGAAGCGGCCGTAGCTCACCTCGCCGATCGGCGAGGGGGTCATCGCGGCCCACGCCTCGGCGTCCAGCGCGCGCAGCGCGGCGGTGCGGCGCTCGGTCACCGAGGTGTAGAGCTCGAACAGCCCGGCGGGCGGCAGCGGGCGCAGCCGGTCCACCCAGATCTCGTTCAGCACGCCGGTCTCGTTGCGCACGTGCGGCAGCTCGCGCACGTCGACCTTGGGGCGCAGCGGGTCGGCGGCGGGCGGGCGCTCGCCGAGCAGCCAGGACTCGGTGCCGATCACGTGCGCCAGCACGTCGAAGACGGTCCAGCCGGGCAGCGCCGTCGGGGTGCGCCAGCCGGGCTCGTCCAGGTCGGCGACGAGGCGGCCGAGCGCCTGCCACTGCTCTGCCAACAGGTCGATCAGCTCGGCCTGCTCGGGTTCGCTCACCGGTGTGCTCCCTCGTGGTCGGTGTCGGTCATCGCGCGTCGAGCGCGGCCAGGCCGGCGCGGATCGCGGCGGCGGTGGATTCGGCGTCGTGCGGCCGCCGCAGCAGCAGCCCGGCGGCGAAGCGGGCCCTGTCGCCGGAGCGGCGCGGGATCACGTGCAGGTGCACGTGCCCGACGGTCTGGAAGGCGGCCTTGCCGTCGTTCAGCACCAGGTTCGCGCCGTCCGCGGCGAGCCCGCCGCGGCGGGCCGCGCGGGCCAGCCGGTGCCCGGTGCGGAAGACGGCGGCGCCGAGCTCGGGCTCCAGCTCGTCGAGCTCGGTGGCGTGGCTCCTCGGGATCACGAGCGTGTGCCCGCGGGCGATCGGTCGGATGTCGAGGAACGCCAGCACGTCCGCGTCCTCGTGGACGACGGTCGCGGGGGCGGTTCCGGCCACGATGGCGCAGAAGACGCAGTCGGTCACACCGAGCGACCTTACGGCGTACGAGCCGCGGGCGACACCCGCCATATGACACGCGTCACTCGTGTCGGAACCCCGTGTCGTGGCCGCATTCGCCGGGGGCGGGGGTACAGCGTGCCCGGCTGCCCGTTCCCGTCCGGTTTCACCTGCGGCGACGGCGGGAGGCGGCGCTCGGCGAATCCGGCGAAGCCGCGGGCACCGGGAAGACGCTGCGGAAATGCAAATTTGCGAAACCGGCGAAACAACAGTTGCGAACTTCGCCACGTGATCGGCATCTCAGCTACGCTCACCGCGGTCCGGATACAGTTGCGAGGATTCGACCTAGCTTACTCGCCAGTAACTTAGGGATCGCTGCCAGCACGAGAAGGAAACTGACAAGTGGAGACAACGCAGAGCGCAGGCGACCCGTCGCCGCGCGGCGCGCGTGTCGGGGTCGTACGCGAGTCCGGCACGGGCGAGCGGCGGGTGGCCCTGGTGCCCAAGATCGTTCCGAGTCTGCTCGCGAAGGGCGTCGATGTCGTGGTGGAGGCGGGCGCCGGAGCGGGCGCGCTGATTCCCGACGCCGCCTACGTGGAGGCGGGCGCGACCGTCGGCGACCCCTGGTCCGCCGATGTGGTGGTGAAGGTGGCCCCGCCCACCGACGCCGAGGTCGGCAAGCTGACCAGCGGGCAGACGCTGATCGGGTTCCTCGCCCCGCGCAACGCCGAGAACCAGATCGGCGCGCTGAAAACGGCGGGCGTGCAGGCGTTCGCCGTGGAGGCCATCCCGCGGATCTCGCGCGCGCAGGTCATGGATGCCCTTTCCTCGCAGGCGAACGTCGCCGGGTACAAGGCCGTCCTGCTGGCCGCCTCGGAGTCGACCCGCTTCTTCCCCATGCTGACCACCGCGGCGGGCACCGTGAAGCCGGCCACCGTGCTGGTACTCGGGGTCGGCGTCGCCGGGCTGCAGGCGCTGGCGACGGCGAAGCGGCTCGGCGGCCGGACCACCGGCTACGACGTGCGGCCCGAGGTGGCCGACCAGGTCCGCTCGGTGGGCGCGCAGTGGCTCGACCTCGGCATCGACGCGGCCGGTGAGGGCGGGTACGCCCGCGAGCTCACCGACGAGGAGAAGGCGAAGCAGCAGCAGGCGCTGGAGGATGCCATCAAGGGCTTCGACGTGGTGATCACCACCGCGCTCGTCCCCGGCCGCCCCGCGCCGCGACTGGTGACCGCCGCCGCGGTGGAGGGCATGAAGCCGGGCAGCGTGATCATCGACCTGGCCGGCGAGACCGGCGGCAACTGCGAGCTGACCGAGCCGGGGCAGACCGTGGTCAAGCACGACGTCACCATCGCCTCGCCGCTGAACCTGCCCGCCACCATGCCCGAGCACGCCAGCGAGCTGTACTCCAAGAACATCTTCGCGCTGCTCGACCTGATGCTGGCGGACGGCAAGCTCGCGCCCGACTTCGGCGATCAGGTCCTCGCCGATTCCTGCGTCACCCGTGAGGCGGTCTGATGTACACCGAACTGCTCGCGAACATCGCGATCCTCGTGCTCTCCGGGTTCGTCGGGTTCGCCGTCATCTCCAAGGTCCCGAACACCCTGCACACCCCGCTGATGTCGGGCACCAACGCCATCCACGGCATCGTCGTGCTCGGCGCCCTGGTGACGCTCGGCAAGGTGCAGGACCCCTCGATCGGCATCCAGATCATCCTGTTCGTCGCCGTGGTCTTCGGCACGCTGAACGTCATCGGCGGCTTCGTGGTGACCGACCGCATGCTCGGCATGTTCAAGGGCAAGAAGCCCGCCCCGAAGGCTGGTGAGTGAGTCCGATGGACAACTTGGTCAATATCCTCTACATCATCTCGTTCGCGCTCTTCATCTACGGCCTGATGGGGCTGACCGGCCCGAAGACGGCGGTGCGCGGCAACTGGATCGCGGCCTTCGGCATGGGGCTCGCGGTGGTCGCGACGCTCATCGCGGTGCGCGACACCGGCAACTGGATCCTGATCGTCGGCGGCCTCGTGGTCGGCGTCGTGCTCGGCGTCCCGCCGGCGAAGTACACCAAGATGACGGCGATGCCGCAGCTGGTCGCGGCGTTCAACGGCGTCGGCGGCGGCACGGTCGCGCTGATCGCGTGGGCCGAGTTCCTGGACACCACCGGGTTCTCGAACTTCAAGCACGGCGAGTCCCCGACCGTCCACATCATCGTCGGCTCGCTCTTCGCGGCGATCATCGGCTCGATCTCGTTCTGGGGCTCGCTCATCGCCTTCGGCAAGCTGCAGGAGATCCTGCCCGGCAAGCCGATCGGCCTCGGGCGGTTGCAGCAGCCGCTGAACCTGCTGCTGCTCATCGCCGCGGTCGCGGCCGCGGTGGTCATCGGGCTCGGCGCGAGCGACGGCGGCGCCGAGTGGTGGTGGATGGTGCTGCTGCTGGTCGCGGCGGGCATCCTCGGCCTCATGGTGGTGCTGCCGATCGGCGGCGCGGACATGCCGGTCGTGATCTCGCTGCTCAACGCGCTGACCGGGCTCTCCGCCGCGGCGGCCGGGCTGGCGCTGAACAACACCGCCATGATCGTGGCGGGCATGATCGTCGGCGCCTCGGGCACGATCCTGACCAACCTGATGGCCAAGGCGATGAACCGCTCGATCCCGGCGATCGTCGCGGGCGGCTTCGGCGGCGGCGGTGCTGCGCCGGGCGCGAGCGGAGACGGCGAGGCGAAGACGGCCAAGGCGACCAGCGCGGCGGATGCCGCGATTCAGATGGCCTACGCCAACCAGGTCATCGTGGTCCCCGGCTACGGCATGGCCGTGGCCCAGGCGCAGCACGCGGTCAAGGAGATGGCGGCGCTGCTCGAGGCCAAGGGCGTCGAGGTCAAGTACGCCATCCATCCGGTGGCCGGCCGCATGCCGGGACACATGAACGTGCTGCTGGCCGAGGCCGAGGTCTCCTACGACGCCATGAAGGAGATGGACGACGTCAACGGCGAGTTCAACCGGACCGACGTCGCCCTGGTGATCGGCGCGAACGACGTCACCAACCCGGCCGCCCGCGAGGACACCAGCAGCCCGATCTACGGCATGCCGGTGCTCAACGTCGACCAGGCCAGGAGCGTCATCGTGCTCAAGCGCTCGATGAACTCCGGCTTCGCGGGCATCGACAACCCGCTGTTCTACGCCGACCACACCTCCATGCTGTTCGGCGACGCCAAGAAGTCCGTCGGTGCGGTCACCGAGGAGCTCAAGGCGCTGTAGCCACGGTCCCGCCGAACGCCCCCGCTCAGGACCGAGCGGGGGCGTTCGGCGCGTCGGGGGCGACCACCCCGGCGAACCAGGAGCAGACCAGCACCAGTACCAGCGGCACCGCGAGCGCGGTGCCGAGCGGGACCAGCTCGGTGAGCCAGCCGATGATCGCGGGCCCGGCCAGCAGCCCGACGTAGCCGATGGCGAAGACCCGGGACATGTCGGTACCCGCCGACCCGCCGGAGCCGAGGTTGCCCGCGGCGGTGAAGATCTGCGGCACCCCGCCGGAGAGCCCGATTCCGCACAGCGCCCAGCCGAGCAGGGTGGCGGGCAGCCAGCCGGAGCCGACCACGAGCGCCAGCCCGAGCCCGGCCGTGACGCAGCCCCAGCGCACCACGAAGACCGGGCCGAAGCGCCCGCTCACCCGGTCCGCCACCAGCCTGCCCGCGGTCATGGTGGCGGAGAAGGCGGCGAAGGCGAGGGCCGCGGTTGACTCGGTGGTGCCGAGGTGGTCGCGGACCTGCAGCGCGCTCCAGTCGGCGGCCGCGCCCTCGGTGAGCAGCAGCACGAAGGCGATGGCGGCCAGCGCGAGAACCCGAAGCCCGCGGGCGCTGCGCGGTTTCGGCGCCGCGGCGGCCGCCGCCGGCTCCGGCTCGGGCAGCTCGCGCAGCAGCCGCGGGACCAGTGCGGCGGTGAGCAGCAGGCCGGTGGCGGCGGCCAGCACCAGGGTGAGCCGCAGGTCGAGCCCCGCGCGCTGGGTCGCGGCGCCGATCAGCGCGCCGAGGAAGCCGCCGCCGGAGAAGAGCGCGTGGAAGGCGGACATGATCGGCCTGCCGTAGGCCCGCTCGACATGCACCGCCTGGGTGTTCATCGAGACGTCGAGCGCGCCGTTGCCGAAGCCGAACAGGGCGAGCGCGAGCGCGAGGGTGAGCGGGCCGGTGGCGAAGCCGGGGCCGAGCACGCCGAGCGAGACCAGCACCGCGGCGGCCGCGACCAGCGCCCGGCTGCCGAACCGGTCGGCCAGCGGCCCGGTGATCCGCATGCCGACGATGCCCGCCCCGGCCAGCAGCAGGATGAAGGTGCCGAGCTGGGCGGGGGCCACCCCGGTGCGATCGGTGATCGCCGGGATGTGCACCACCCAGAGCGAGAGCAGCAGGCCGTTGAGCGCGAAGACGGTGAACACCGCGGCCCGCGCGGCGCGCACCGGGGGCGCCGGTGTCGTCGAGAGCATCGTCCCGACGGTACCGAAGCCGGGCGGGGCCGGAAAACCCTTTCCCGCAGCGCCGTTCCGTGCCGCGATCGTGCTCGACCGCGCGGCCGGGCGCCGTCTACCCTCGAACGGTGGACGCACTCGCCAGCCTGCTCGAGGGTCCCCGCGCCCGCGGCGCCTTCCTGATGTGCTCGCTGCTCGACCCGCCGTGGTCGCTGCGGATCCAGGACGAGGCGCCGCTCACCGTCGTCGTGATGGTGCGCGGGCACGCCTGGTTTCTCACCGACGACGGCGAGCGGCGCCGCCTCGGCACCGGCGACGTCGCGATCGTGCGCGGCCCCGATCCCTACACCGTCGCCGACGACCCGGCCACCCCGCCGCAGATCGTCATCCACCCGGGTCAGGTCACTAAAACGCCGGAGGGCGAGATCCTCTGCGAGACCCTGAGCCTCGGCGTCAGGCAGTGGGGCACCGACCCGCACGGCGCCACCGTCATGGTCACCGGCACCTACGAGTCGGTCGGCGCGGCCAGCCGCAGGCTGCTGCGCGCGCTGCCGCCGACCGTCGTGCTCGGCTCCGGCGAGGTGGACGGCAGACTGCTCGCGCTGCTGGTGGACGAGGTCACCGAGGACCGCCCGGCCCAGGGCGCGGTGCTCGATCGAGTGCTCGACCTTGTCCTGATCGCCGCGCTGCGCGCCTGGTTCGCCAGGGCAGAGGCGCCCGCCTGGTACCACGCCTACAGCGACCCGCTGGTCGGCAAGGCACTGCGGCTGCTGCAGCACAACCCCGCGCACGGCTGGACGGTGGCCGGCCTGGCCGAGGCCGTC is a window encoding:
- a CDS encoding HIT family protein translates to MTDCVFCAIVAGTAPATVVHEDADVLAFLDIRPIARGHTLVIPRSHATELDELEPELGAAVFRTGHRLARAARRGGLAADGANLVLNDGKAAFQTVGHVHLHVIPRRSGDRARFAAGLLLRRPHDAESTAAAIRAGLAALDAR
- a CDS encoding NAD(P) transhydrogenase subunit alpha; this encodes MYTELLANIAILVLSGFVGFAVISKVPNTLHTPLMSGTNAIHGIVVLGALVTLGKVQDPSIGIQIILFVAVVFGTLNVIGGFVVTDRMLGMFKGKKPAPKAGE
- a CDS encoding Re/Si-specific NAD(P)(+) transhydrogenase subunit alpha, which gives rise to METTQSAGDPSPRGARVGVVRESGTGERRVALVPKIVPSLLAKGVDVVVEAGAGAGALIPDAAYVEAGATVGDPWSADVVVKVAPPTDAEVGKLTSGQTLIGFLAPRNAENQIGALKTAGVQAFAVEAIPRISRAQVMDALSSQANVAGYKAVLLAASESTRFFPMLTTAAGTVKPATVLVLGVGVAGLQALATAKRLGGRTTGYDVRPEVADQVRSVGAQWLDLGIDAAGEGGYARELTDEEKAKQQQALEDAIKGFDVVITTALVPGRPAPRLVTAAAVEGMKPGSVIIDLAGETGGNCELTEPGQTVVKHDVTIASPLNLPATMPEHASELYSKNIFALLDLMLADGKLAPDFGDQVLADSCVTREAV
- a CDS encoding TetR family transcriptional regulator, with translation MTIDESARIRAGADTARFRLAVVEQALLLFAQKGYEATTVDEIAEAAGISRRTFFRQFRSKEDVIFADHESQLAQAAAFLDGSDGDPWEAVCTAVVQVFERFTQWREIAARRYRVVRQVPALREREIVTVFRYERLFTDFLRERLPEVPDLSRVQFTAAVTATHNYLLRRMVRGESDAGAADLRQELAAIPRGAPGEEMVVAVFPRGMAPRRVADLVTRQLGSL
- a CDS encoding Type 1 glutamine amidotransferase-like domain-containing protein, yielding MRLFLASYRFGAHADRLLELVGTPGRVGLIPNACDAWPAAWHSAVTSDEVPLRRLGFRPEVVDLREYAGAPEKLRATLAGFPLLWVRGGNTFVLRAQFARSGADAVLPALLADDALVYAGYSAGACLLSPDLHGIEEADDPAEVRPATGAEPRWDGLGLIDRPIVPHIDSPTDPDGSCTRLAARFRAEGKPHWALTDDDAVIVDGGRPELLN
- a CDS encoding maleylpyruvate isomerase family mycothiol-dependent enzyme; translation: MSEPEQAELIDLLAEQWQALGRLVADLDEPGWRTPTALPGWTVFDVLAHVIGTESWLLGERPPAADPLRPKVDVRELPHVRNETGVLNEIWVDRLRPLPPAGLFELYTSVTERRTAALRALDAEAWAAMTPSPIGEVSYGRFMRVRLFDCWMHEIDIADALGVTVAEGGCRGEVAFQEFLGSIPRVLVKRGQAPDGARIEIELSGALARTLRVAVTGRAGFVDALDGPPDAAIALDSGLFTRLGGGRTPATAHEGEIALRGDTELGKRLVRSLAFTI
- a CDS encoding acyl-CoA dehydrogenase — encoded protein: MAGNPDFDLFKLEDFHDELRAAIRALSEKEIAPYAKDVDEKARFPEEALAALNASGFNAVHVPEQFGGQGADSVATCIVIEEVARVCGSSSLIPAVNKLGTMGLILNGSDELKQQVLPDIVNGEMASYALSEREAGSDAASMRTRAKQDGDSWVLNGSKCWITNGGKSSWYTVMAVTDAEKGSNGISAFLVHSDDEGFVVGPLEHKLGIKGSPTAELYFENCRIPGDRIVGEPGTGFKTALQTLDHTRPTIGAQAVGLAQGALDAAIAYTKDRKQFGTRIADFQNTQFMLADMAMKIEAARLMVYTSAARAERGEKNLGFISAAAKCFASDVAMEVTTNAVQLFGGAGYTTDFPVERMMRDAKITQIYEGTNQIQRVVMSRALLR
- a CDS encoding FAD-binding oxidoreductase, whose protein sequence is MQLQDLIATLPAGAVVTDPDVLAGYRHDWAKDPGAGTPLAVVRATATADVAATLRWAHAHGVPVVPRGAGSGLSGGATAVAGGIVLCTERMRAISVDPVTRTAVVQPGLLNAEVKRAVAEHGLWYPPDPSSFEICSIGGNAATNAGGLCCVKYGVTSDYVLGMEVVLAEGTPVRLGGPRLKDSAGLSLTKLFVGSEGTLGVITELTLRLLPAQPPLSTVVASFADLHSATEAILAITAALRPAMLEFMDAVAVNAVEDELRMGLDRSAAALLVARSDAPGAFAAHEAELMVAACEKAGATEVFSTADPEEGEAFTAARRFAIPAVERLGPLLLEDVGVPLPRLADLVSGIAEIAERNAVTVSVIAHAGDGNTHPLIVHDPADAEQTARAHRAFGEIMDLAIALGGTITGEHGVGRLKKAWLPDQVGPDVMALTRRIKDALDPTGILNPGAIL
- the purE gene encoding 5-(carboxyamino)imidazole ribonucleotide mutase produces the protein MSEPQVGLIMGSDSDWPVMEAAAEALAEFGIRFEVGVVSAHRTPQRMLDYANSAAERGIRVIIAGAGGAAHLPGMVAAATPLPVIGVPVPLKYLDGMDSLLSIVQMPAGVPVATVSIGGARNAGLLAARILGTADPALRARMETFQANLEQLVLGKDEALRATLLG
- a CDS encoding GtrA family protein, encoding MGEPADLRDEATAPESSLDGIADRFGRWCERVVALLPLGLDRLIPPTFLGFALINTGTFGVDLLLLTIMYGGLGLPIWFAVSAAYACAFGLAFVLNRSFNFHSHAPVAGQAAVYTVVVVVNYAAFILGVGGGLVALGVDYHLSRILAGGCEAVYMYSAMRWVVFRRR
- a CDS encoding GNAT family N-acetyltransferase is translated as MNTELKHNAEDTRFEIYVDEVLAGYADYAERGTVRDFNHTVTFPEFRRRGVAAEVVEYALRDSREHGFTVLPTCWYVEQFIAAHNEYRDLVAS